TGTCTTCAATTTCAAAGTTCCACCAAAAATACCCATAGCGTATTTTGCATCACCCCAGACTCGCAGATTTTTAAGTGCGAATTTAGCCAAACCAGAGCGGGTTACCTTAAAGTTATCCAAACTGGTGGCCATGACATAGTCGGTATTTAAATAGACATGATTCCAGTTAAACTCGAATGTAAGTTTACTGATTAAGGTGCTGAGTTTGAATTGAACGATATCGAAGTCATCTAAACCATCCATACGGAAATTGTTAACTTCGCCATGGGCTTGAATCGATCCAGCGTTAATGTGAATATCTTTATGCGAAGCCTTTAGGGGGGCCAATGGAGGAATACCCAAGCCAGGGAAACCGCAGGGCATCTGCTGTTTCTTACTTtctataaaatccacaatttgaCTTGAAATTGATCGATCATTTGCTAGAAGGGATGAAATGGAAATGGATTAAATAAGGTTTTTAaatgagaaaataaaatataatttatatcaagaattatttaaaatttttgaaaaattatcatAATTTGTGATGCCAAGTTATTTGGTCTtgaaaaacagttgttggagtgATTCCTGACCCATCTTTTGTTTCAACTTTAATCTCTAAATGTCACAACATACGACATTTTAGTCTTTATAGATAGTTTAAGTTCAGTGCGAATACTGAGtatctttgtttgtttcgtttAATCGACGCGGATTAACGTTTTCCTTGAATTTTGGTTATTCTCTTTTTAATCCAGTGCTTCTCCAGCTCAAATCTGACTAATTCCCTTACCACGCCAAATATTACTCTaatgttttttttcgaaatccCTATGCTGGTGAATGGTTCCTATGCTGATGAATGGAATACGGAATATCTTAGTTCTTGACTTGATCAATATTTCTCTTGTTTAAACTGCATCAATTATTTTTTAGCGGTACCTGTCAGTGTACCGCAGGCGTAGGAAATGAAAATGGGACGGCAATAAATTCTTTGATAAAACAGCAAgcattttccacttttttttcaGATAGAACAAGTTGAGAGTAGACTAAAATCGTCATAAATAGTTTGAAATCttgtatattaaatttttttttatttaagatgtcatcgtagcgcagaggttagcacgtttactgaacgcttgggttcgaaatTTACAGctgtggttataccctcctaatggtggcaacgtttgtactatgccacgtaaaaacttctccccaaaagggTGTCGTACTGCGGTACGCCCTTCGGACTCCGCTTAAAAAAAGAAGTCCCTAATCAATGAGCTtgaactcattgaaatgtgagaagtttatccctgttccttaatggaatgtccctGGGAAAATTTGCCATCTTTTAATTGTAATATTGtacatgttaatttttttctaatattctaTAAAGATAGGCAGTGTTTGGTGAAATCATTGGACTTATTACTATGGGTGTTCATCCAAATGCTTCTACTTCTTTTTCTAAGCAACATTATTGAAGAACCTACAATACTTCTATTCAccgttgtttctttttttggaaATGATCATCAGGCGACAACAGTTTTTGGAGGATTAGTACTGAACAGTTGGCGTTTTTGTACAAAGGGCGGTTGGTGACTTCTCATCTGTTATGTCTAATGCCAAGTCAACGAAAATCTTTACTTATTGAAGGCATATTACAAACTTGTCACATCAATAAAATTGTGAGCAAGGCATGCCCAATTATTATTTTAGATCTACTCCCGGGCTCAAATTTGTCCTTCTACTGGATATACTTTGGGCATCTTTATTATCTTACAAATTACAGTTTTGCCTAGCGAATTGAAAACTCGCCCTTTACGCTCAATAGTTATGCGGGAATTAACATTAACCAATTATCGAACGCATAACATAACAAGTCGCAAACTAGCCTACGTGTATATATGAAATTCGACTTGTATTGAGAATGTTGTTTAAATTTACATTACAAAAAAGATTTTATGAAGGGATTTCTTTCATGTCCCAAAACCGAGTGCTCCATAAGTTTCATTATACCACAAACTCGATATTATaaacgatacacgtcacctgtttacctgcccagccagacccacttgacTCAGACCCAAAACCCAGTGAACGCacccccatcttagtcgcagagttcctgggtcttgacactcaacagaatcaagcagacaaaagatagaacacaacaaactcgCCTTTCTATATAATCAGTGTACCAAGAGATATGTTGGCCTATCTTatttaaattactttttaaaGTTTTCTGGCTAGATCAACAGAAAGCATCTTTCTTCGTCTGTTCCTGCAATATCACAATTGACTAAAACGTCGTgctgtcacttaaaccttacaCTAACTTATAAGCCAATTTAGTTGTATTAGATCCTCGTAGCGAAGCCAGATATTAGGCCGTCGTctttgacgctgaaagcctgggttcaaatcccgcaaTAATAGAAAATTATTCAGCTGTGACGTATTTATCTTTGGTATTTGGCTGCGTTTACTTCTGTGCTAAGTGATGTTGCTCTGCCGCAAGCCATTCAGACTCAGCAATAAAGGaagtcattgagcttaaacttgagagAAGAATCCCagttgtttcttaatggaattctCGCATCATCTTTATTTGCCCTGCTATAACCAAAATGGAATGCTGCCATTGGTGACCCTGAGAATTACTTCATTAATATACTCTCAGGTTGAATGAATAATTGCACTTTTGAAATGTTTTGGTAAATGAATTTGACAAGAATGTCAATTGTTATTTGACATTCTGCACCTAGCAATGTCCCATCGGCTTGTCCATCTTTTACTGCTTGAAAGTTTGTAAAATTACTTAACTTTACTTCACTTCACTTACTTTTCAAAATCGCACCCTCAAAATCTTTTGAATAATTGTTTGAGCTATCACACGTAATTGTATAATGTTTGGGAAAATCTAATTAAAATTTGAAGTCATGTAGCCATTTTAAAAAAGATTagataagaaaaataattaaatttaaaaaattcagg
The Stomoxys calcitrans chromosome 3, idStoCalc2.1, whole genome shotgun sequence genome window above contains:
- the LOC106083880 gene encoding uncharacterized protein LOC106083880, with amino-acid sequence MKYLLILLALMPLAMGGGEPRDEVRALIEANDRSISSQIVDFIESKKQQMPCGFPGLGIPPLAPLKASHKDIHINAGSIQAHGEVNNFRMDGLDDFDIVQFKLSTLISKLTFEFNWNHVYLNTDYVMATSLDNFKVTRSGLAKFALKNLRVWGDAKYAMGIFGGTLKLKTFNMYMSVGEVKSEIGGLSKYGIINKKLNEVVEEWVYLAINDNTDNMSDLTNGYLVPLVNNLIGDMTLSDLLGLIGGGGGGGGDEGEKEVCVPPTDA